The region TAACACCCGTCAGCAAGGAAAATGGAATAACTGATTTTATTAATTTTGGCAGCGTTTTTTCATTCAATGTAACAATCTGAGCAGACTCATTTTTGAATATTTTGCTTAAAAAAATAATGAGACCTGCAATATATGTGAATATCGAAATAATACTAATAACGAAAAGGAGCAATTCAATTGGGCCGCCGATTTGCGTATTCAGCAGGCGAGAAATTAAAAAGTTGGGATTATATTTGCAATACGAATCGCCACAATCATTATAGGTATTAAAAAAGACGAATAAAACTTGCGGTATCAAAACTAAAACTGTAAAAAATACCGGATAAAAAATCACTGATTTTTTTTGGTTCCAATTGAAAATTATCTTTAACGGCACCACAATACCCATGAGAAGGTAAAACAAAAAAGAAAGCGGAATTGTGATCAATCCGCTCCAACCATTAAAAGTTAATAAAGAAAACTGAAAACTCGCGTAGCAGTATATTATCCATAGCAACAAAAAAAGGATTGCATTGATCTTAAGCGACGGCTTTAACAACGGTTCGAAGATACTATTAAATTTATTTTTTTCCATGCTGTTCAGCATTTATTTTATTGCGAAACCTTGCAAATTTATTACTTCGGTGAGAATTTGCATAGCCTTCCCCCGTAAACTAAAATGGCATTTCAATTTTAGCATTTTGAATTGCCATTTTCCAATTCTTTTTATGGATTAAAGATATTTTACGAATTCGTCAACTGTCAAATCAAGCTGCCTGACAATTGCACGCAAAGTGCCTTTGGCCAAATCTTTATTATGCAATGGAACCACCGGCTGGTGTATAACATCGCCATCGCGCACCATAATCAAATGGCTGCCTTTTTAATGATGTTTTTTGAACCCCAATTTTTCCAAGGCCGCCACAACCTCTTTTGGTTTTAAAACCGGAAGTTGCGTCATAAATTTATGCCGGACAATAATTAATTTCCACGCTCACCTTGCTTTTTAAAAAATTAGGGTCAACATCTTCCGGAAAAGCGATTTTTCTATCAGCCAAGGTTTCCAAATACAATTCGATTGCTTCGCGTACATTTTTTTTCGCCTCGGCCAAATTCTTGCCCTGAGTGACGCAACCCGGCAAAGCTGGAACCTCAACCACAAAATAACCGGATTTTTCATCGGGAGTAAATAAAACAGTATATTCAAATATTTTTTTCTTTTTCAATAAGTTTGGCATATTTTTATGGTACTTTCAATCTCCGATTTGTCAACCAATTTTAGCTACTCCACCGTCACCGATTTCGCCAAATTGCGCTTTATTAAATCGTCAAAGGAACCAAAAACTTTTGTTTTCCAATATTGACATTCTTTTGATTCCTCTCTTTTTGAAAATTAAGCGCCACCGCTTCCGCCAACGCCTTTGATAAAACCGTCGGCACCGCATTGCCTATCTGCAAATTTCTGTCGCTTCTTGAACCGTAAAATTGATAAGAATCGGGAAAACACTGAAGTCGCGCGCCTTCGCGCGTGGTAAGGGGTCGCGACGCTTTTGGATGGATGCAACGAGAAGATGACGGCGTGCTTAAATTACGGGTTATCGTTGTCGCCGGACGATTCCACCAAAGACGGCAATAAGTATTTTTATACCCGGAAGCCGGTCTCAAATTCGCGGGCAAATCGCGAGGCGTTCCCCCATCGGGCAATAATTCCATTAACTTAACCAATTTTGGATTATTCATCGGAGCGTTATGATCCATTAACCTTTCGGGCGCGTTCATCCTTGCCGTTTTTTGAAAATCGTTTTGCGGTTGTGTCGCATATCCAAAACTTTCTTCTCCGGACTTTATAAAAGGCAAATCGCCAATTGCCTCTCCAAGCGTTAAATATGGTTTTAAATTATTTCCAAACAAATTTTTACTGCCATAATTGTCGCAATGAGTTGGTTCGGGATAATGAAAATTATTTTTTAATTTGGAACCGGTCAATATCATTCTTTCCCTAATTTGTGGCGCTCCAAAATCCGCCGCATTTAAAAATTCATATTTAACTTTGTAGGAAAGCGATTCAAAAAGCGAAATTATCATTTTCAACAATTCGCCATTTTTTATTGACGAAATTCCTCTAACATTCTCAAAAATAAAAAACTTCGGATTAAATTCTTTTAAAATACGATAATATTCTTGAAAAAGTTTTCCTCGCGGATCATCCGCCGATCTCTTGCCGATCGTTGAATAAGCTTGGCAAGGCGGACCGCCCACAATAATATCTATTTCATCCGCTCTCACCCCTAAATCATTTTCAACTTTTTGAGCATTAAAATTTTTAATATCATCAATATAAACCCTTACTGTCGGATGATTCAATGAATACGCCTTTGCCATATTTGGCAAAATTTCATTCGCGGCAACAATTTCAAAATTACCGTTATGGGCAAAACCATAGCTTAATCCACCCACCCCACAAAACAAATCAATAACTTTCAATTTTTTTTCCTCCATAAAAATCAATTAAAATTTATTTCGTCGTATTTTATAGGCTTTTCCGTAATTTTCCAAACAAAATAATTCTGATCAATCTCAAAAACTGTTTGCCCTTCCATTTGTTGCCTCGTTATCCAATTAATGCTGCTATCCTCGATTTCATTAAGTTTTACAAATGCCGCTTGCCCATTATACAGATCAAAATGAATCGCGATTGTTTGATTGCCGGTCTCGCGGAAATATCTTTTCGCCTCCAATACTTTATGCTGTTTAATGTCATTTATACCCGTAAAACCGGATTGAATTTCAATCCTTATTTTTTCTTTTTTGTCCAATTTTATTTCCAAATCGGCTTTCGGGGTTCGTTTAAATGAATCAACACTCTTAAAGTCATCATCGCCGATCAAATCAATTTTTGAAACATCAATTCCAAAAATCAAACTCACCGCTTTTAAAAAATAATTTGAAACAACTGTAAATTTTCTAGCGAAATGCAACTTTTCTTTTAAATTTCCCCTAATATTTTCACCCCGCTCAGCGCGGGATTTTTTGTATAATACCATGTTTCAGCGAAACTTCGTAGGCGGAGCGGTATCCCAGCGATTTCCGGTATTTGCCGTTAAGGATATGCAGGCAATCTTGGAATCTTTCCTCGGAGATGTTTTTCAAATCGGTTTTNTTGGGGATAAACCACCGGCGGACAAGCCCGATGCCATTTTCTACATGTGGTTTCTGCCAGGGACTGTGAGGGTCGCAGAAATACGCTGGCAATCCGAATTGTTCGTGCTCTTTGTTTTCGATGCCATTGTCAAAAGTCAGATCATCAATGCTCAAATCCAACAACATGCTTTTAACGGCCAGCCTCATTACGGCCGGTTTTTTGCTTTCAATCATCGTGCCGGCAAGCAGTTTCGAGGCTGGAACGCAAATGATTGCGCCGCTGTTTTGGCTGCCGGTTTTGGTCGGCGAAACAAACAGATCGCCTTCGGCGTGGATTCCTCGCTTTGGCCTCTTTTTGATGGAAATACGATTAGGAATCATTTCTCTTTTGGTTTTCTTTTTCTGTTTGCGCGGATGATATCGCTTGGTGCAAAGAAGCGGGCAATATGCCTGGCCCCAAGCGCTGTACAGCCATTTGTAGATGGCATTGGCGCCGACCCGCGGGTTTTGCTTTTCACGCTTCATCCGCCCGGCGATCTCATCCGGGGAGCGGTGGTCTTTCAACCCTTTGATGATTTGTTCCCTTAACTCCGGATATTGCTCAACCTTCATTCCCGGATGCTTGCTGTTTAATCTTTTCGCTCTTGCTTTCAGCTGGGCGGTCAGCGCCGAGTATTTGCCGTTCTTGCGTTTTCTTTTCATCTCCCGGCTGATGGCGCTGGCATCAAAATCAAGTATTTTGGCAACTTCCTCTTGTTTGTGGCCGGCATTCAACAGCGCTTCGATTCGATCCCGGTCGGTTTGCTTCAAATGGCGAAAATGCCGCTTCTTTTTTCGTTTTTTGCGGATTTGTTTTTTCATACAACTTCATTTTACCGAAGTTGCATTTCAAAAGAGAATTTTCGAACAAACCCGCGCATCCATGAAAAATAAACTTGCTCCGGTCGACGGCCTTGATTGTTCAATTTCGGCAAAATGCCGCTTTTGTTCATTATGCCGAAGCAATGATCAATATGTTCCTTTTTAAATGCTTTCAAATTGTCGCTTTTAATTTCGTTGGCAACCGTGCGATCTATTTTTTCAACAATATCGTAAAGACGGTTGTTTAATGATTTCACATAACCAAAATCAACGCCCGGAACAATATCTTTGGCGCCAAAAAAATCTTTGATGGCCTTTTGATTGGTAAATCCCAGCTCTTTTCTGTATTTGCAAAAATATTTCGCTTCAATCGTTATTTTTTCATTCATAACCTTATTCTACTCCACCGTCACCGACTTTGCCAAATTGCGAGGTTTGTCAATATCGCAACCGCGCGCAAATGCCACATGATAAGAAAACAATTGCATCACGATCGCGGTGAGAATCGGCGTGAGCATTTCCAAAGTTTTCGGAATATAAACAACCTCATTGGCAATCTCGGCAATTTCTTCATTACCTTCGGTTGCCACCGCCAATATCCGCGCGCCGCGGGCTTTCAATTCCATAATATTGGAAATATTTTTTTCATAGACCGAATCGCTGGGACAAATCACTATCACCGGATAATCGTTGTCTATCAGCGCGATCATCCCGTGTTTCAATTCTCCCGACGCCACCCCCTCGGCATGGACATAAGCCAATTCTTTCAATTTTAAAGCACCCTCCATTGCGATGGGAAAATTATATTTGCGGCCCATAAAAAAGAAACTGGAATAATTTTTATATATTTGGGCAATTTCTTTTAAATTAACGCAATTCTCAATCGTTTCTTGAGCCAATGAAGGAATTTTCGCCAATTCATTGACAATCCTTTGCCCCATCACCAACGCCATATTTCTTTGGCGGCCCAAATACAATGTAAGCAATGCCAAAACTGTTAATTGGGAAGTAAACGCTTTTGACGATGCCACTCCTATTTCGGGACCGGCATGATTATAAATCCCGGCATCGGTCTCCCGCGCTTGAGTTGATTCCACCGCGTTGGTAATACCAATTGTTAAAATTCCCTTTGATTTTGCTTCGCGAATCGCCGCCAGAGTATCGGCGGTCTCGCCCGATTGGGAAATTGCCAAAACTGCCGAATCTCTTTCCAAAATATTTTTACGATAACGAAATTCCGAAGCCGCGTCCGCATCCGTCGGCAAATCGGCATATTCTTCAAGCATCAATTCACCGATCAACCCGGCATAACGCGCCGTTCCGCAAGCCACAATATGAAGTTTTTTAATTTCCCGCAATCTTTCTCCGACCGGCATCAGACCGCCCAGTTTGGCGCTGCCTTCGTCGGGCAATAGCCGGCCGCGCAAGGAATTGGCCAAACTTTCCGGCTGTTCCATAATTTCTTTGAGCATAAAATGCGGGTAATCGCCTTTTTCCACATCTTTTAAATCCCATTCGATTTCCTGCGGCTGGCGTTCGGCGTATATTGAATAGCCATCGGCGGTGAGCGTGGCAATCTCGCCTTCGTTTAGATAGACCACTTTCTTGGTGTTGGCCACCACCGCCGCCGGGTCCGACGCCACCAAAAATTCATCCTCGCCGATGCCGATCAACAGCGGGCTTCCCGACCGCGCGGCCACAATCTTGTTGGGATCATTCTTGGCGATCACCACAAGACCGTAAGTGCCGCGCACTCTTGCAACCGCTTTTTTCACCGCGCGTTCCAAATTGCCGTCAAAATATTTTTCAACCAAATGCGCCAGCACCTCGGTGTCGGTTTGCGACAAAAATGCATGGCCTTCGGCTTCCAATTCTTTTTTCAATTCTTTGTAATTTTCAATGATGCCGTTGTGCACCACTGAAATCGCGCCCGCGCAGTCCAAATGCGGATGCGCGTTAACCTCGGTCACGCCGCCGTGCGTGGCCCAGCGGGTATGCGCGTGGCCAATGTTGCCGTTGATCGTCATTTCGTCCAATTCCCGGCCCGCGCCCGAAATCTTCCCCACCTTCTTGAAAGTGGAAAAATTTTTGTCCCGGCCATGGATGCAAAAACCAAAGCTGTCATAGCCGCGGTATTCCATCCGCTTGAGTCCCGATATCAAAACCGGAAACGCCTCCCTTTTGCCGATATAACCGATTATTCCGCACATATTTTCAAATGAAAAATTTAAATATCAAAATTAAAAATTACAATGCAAAATTAAAAATTATTTAATTTTAAATTTTACATTTTATCCGCCAAAGGACGGATGCGCCTATGGCGCAAATTGTCATTTTGATTTTTGATTTTTGCACTTTAAATTTAAGAAATCTTACATTTTACGATACACCACCCCCAATCCGCCGTAAATCTTGACAAAAATAAATAAATAGTTTTTTTATTTGACTCTGGCCGAGCCATTTTTTTATAATTTCGGAGTTTTTGATCGCATTTCTAAAAAGATTCAAACAAAAGCCACGCCCAGAGAGGGACGGTTAAAACCGGGGTTTTTTGATAAATATTTTTGGAAACGATTATTTTTTGCGCGGCTTTGGCCGTATTTTCAAATTCGGCAAATCCTTGGTATTCCCGCGGGTTTATCTGATTTGAATAGCAGCCGTTGACCAGCCAAACTTTTCCGTCTTTTTCCGATCTGAAATCAATTTCGCTGTTTTGTAAAAGATAAAAATTTTTTGCCCAATAATCGAAATGGCGCAAAATCAAATTTTCAACATCTCGGGCGTTATCGTCAAAAGAGCGGGAGAAAAATGGTTTTTTAAGCACCGGATCAAACAAATAAATCTTCATCTTTCGCCGCAACTGTTCTTTTGATTTTTCCGAAAATTGAGGCAAAATTTTAATCAAAAACGACCCTTCAAGGTATGACAAATACTGCTTAACGGTTAAATCGCTCACTCCCAAAATTTTTGCCAAATTATTAAAACTAAAATAGGAACCATTGTTATTGGCAATTTGATAAAATAAATTTTCCAGAAGCAACGGAACGCGAATCCGATACCGAGGAACAATATCGGCATATAGCACCGTCCTAACATAATTTCTCGCATATTCGGAAACCGCATTCGGATTTAAATTTTCATAAATTTCCGGAAAACCGCCACTGGCCAAAAATTTATCGGCAAAATGAGCCAAATTATTTCTTTGTTTGAAATTTTTCTCCACAATTTGGTTCAATTCTCCTTCTTTTTCATAATTGATTTTAAAGCAATCCAAAAATTCCGCAAAATTAAAAAGCGGAAGAAAAAAATTAAAAACTCGGCCGGTGAGTTTAGTGGAAAATTCCGAAGACAAAAGCCGAGAATTTGAACCGGTCACAAAAAATTTGATATTTTTATTCTTATCAAAATTAAATCTGACGAATGCTTCCCAGCTTTGAATGTTTTGCGGTTCGTCCAAAAAAACATATATTTTGCCTTGCGGATTTTTAAGCTCAAGATAACTTGCCAAGATTTGCGGCATGATCTCAACATTGTTTCGAGAAACAAAAAAAGGGTGTTCAAAATTAATATTCAAAATGTTTTCCCGGGGAACTTTTTGGGAAATCAAATGCCAAATGATTTGCGACATAAAAAACGATTTGCCGGCGCGGCGAGGCCCGGCCACGGCAAAAACCGCCCTGGTATTGATTTGCGCGACAAAACTGTCAAACAATTTGCGCTTGACTCCGCCGATTTCAAAATCAAGCCGCCACTGGTCGTTTTGCTCCAAAATCATTTCTTCAATATTCATATTATATTAAGAATAAAATATCAATAATTCATATTATATTAAGAATAAAATATTGTCAACGCCGCCGAGTTTAAAACATGTTCACACGACAAAGTTTATCAATCTTCCGGACACGAAAATGGTTTTCTTGATTTGACTCCGGTCGAGCCATTTTTTTATAGTTTCAGTGTCTTTGGCGATTGCTATCGCTTCTTGCTCTCCGGCATCTGCCGATATTGAAATTTTATCGCGCATTTTGCCGTTGATTTGAACGATGATTTCAATGGTATCCTCTTTGAGCAAATTTTGATCGGCCATTGGCCAAGGTTGCGCAAAAACGCTTTCCGGATTGCCGAGATTGCGCCACAATTCCTCGCAGATGTGCGGGGCAAACGGCGCCAGCAATAAAATCAATCTTTTTAGCGCGTCTTTGCCAACATTCTTTTTTTCGCTTTCCGCAAAATTCAAAAATTCCATAAACGCGGCAATCGCGGTGTTGAATTTCAGCTGTTCGATATCGCCGGAGATTTTTTGGTTCAATTTGTGGACTTTGCGCAAAATTTCATCGCCGCTTTTTTTATTATCCGCGCATTCTAAAACCAAATGCCACACCCGACCCAAAAATTTGCGGCTTCCCCGCACGCTGTCCGTGCTCCACGCGATCGCCTGATCAAACGGACCCATAAACAGCTCGTAAACGCGCAAAGTATCGGCCCCGAACTCCTTAACGATATCGTCGGGACTCACCACATTGCCTTTTGATTTGGACATTTTCTGTCCGTCCTCGGCCAACACGATCCCGATGTTTCTCAACTTTTGAAACGGCTCTTTTGTCGAAACCGCGCCGATATCAAACAAAACTTTATGCCAAAACCGCGCGTACAACAAATGCAAAACCGCGTGTTCGGCGCCGCCGACATAGAGATCGACCGGCATCCAGTATTTTTCCTTGTTTTTTGAAACCAACTCTTTGCCGTTGGCCGGGTCGAGAAAACGCAAATAATACCATGAAGAACCGGCCCATTGCGGCATGGTGTTGGTTTCTCTTTTCGCCGCGCCGCCGCATTTGGGGCAAACTGTGTTCACCCAATCCGCGATCGCCGCCAGCGGCGATTCACCCGTGCCCGTGGGCTGGTATTTTTCCACTTGGGGCAACCGCAACGGCAACTGATCTTCGGGTACCGGGACCGTGCCGCATTTATCGCAATGAATCAAAGGTATCGGCTCGCCCCAATATCGTTGGCGCGAAAACACCCAGTCGCGCAATTTATAATGAACGGTTTTTCGGGCGCTCCCCCGTCCCTTCAACCATTCGATGATTTTGCTTTTCGCCTCTTCCCAATCCAGTCCGTCAAACTGCCCGGAATTCACCAGCGCGCCGCCGCCTTCATAGGGAAGTTCGGCCGGGCCCGATTCGGGTCTGATCACTTCGATAATCTCCAGATTGTATTTTTTGGCAAAATCAAAATCGCGGCAATCGTGCGACGGCACCGCCATCACCGCCCCGGTTCCATAGTTCATCAAAACATAATCCGCGGCCCACACCGAGATTTCGCGCCCGTTGACCGGATTTATCGCGGTTATGCCTTCAAAGCGCACGCCGGTTTTATCTTTGACATCGCTGATCCGTTCCAAATCCATTTTCTGTTTGGCGGCTTTGACATAGCTCTCGACGGCGGCGCGATTCGCGATTTTATCCTTTAACTTTTCGACCAGCGGATGTTCCGGCGCCAGCACGATATAAGTGCATCCGAAAAGCGTGTCCGGGCGCGTGGTAAAAACATTGATTTCCTCTTCCAAACCTTTTATTTTAAATTTCACTTCCGCCCCCTCGCTTTTGCCGATCCAATTGCGCTGCATTTCAACAATCCGATCGGGCCAATCAAGCCCGGCCAAATCTTCCAGCAACCGGTCGGCGTAGGCCGTGATTTTCAGCACCCATTGGCGCAGGTTTTTTTTCCCGACCGGCGCACCGCATCGTTCGCAATTGCCGCCCACCACTTCTTCATTGGCCAACCCGGTCAAACACTTCGGGCACCAATTGATCGGCAATTCCGATTCATAGGCCAGTCCTCTTTCGAAAAGCTTCAAAAATATCCACTGCGTCCATTTGTAATATTCCGGATCCGTAGTGTTGATTTCGCGCGACCAGTCATAGCTCAATCCCGCCATTTTCATCTGGCGTTTAATGTTTTCGATGTTTTTGTTGGTCGAAATTTCCGGCTGGATCCCGGTTTTGATCGCGTAGTTTTCCGCGGGCAAACCAAACGCGTCCCATCCCATCGGATGCAAAACATCGAATCCCGCCATCCGCTTTTGGCGCGCCACTACATCGTTGGCCGCGTAACCCTTAAAATGCCCCACATGCAAACCCGCGCCGGACGGATACGGAAACATATCCAAATTATAGAATTTGGGTTTTTCGGAATCATCCGCGGCCCGATGAGATTTGGTTTCTTCCCAAAATTTCTGCCATTTGGGTTCGATTACACTTGGCCGATATTCTTCATTTTTATCGCAATTTTCTTTTTCCATGAGTTTAATAGTCACATGCGTTTCTCTAAATTTTCAATTTTCAATTTTCAGTTTTCGCGCCGCAGGCGCGTCCGTCCTTTGGCGGACATTGAATGGCTCAATATTTCAATGACCAAACGGAATACAATGCATTTGGTTGAAAAT is a window of Candidatus Nealsonbacteria bacterium DGGOD1a DNA encoding:
- a CDS encoding type II toxin-antitoxin system HicB family antitoxin; translated protein: MPNLLKKKKIFEYTVLFTPDEKSGYFVVEVPALPGCVTQGKNLAEAKKNVREAIELYLETLADRKIAFPEDVDPNFLKSKVSVEINYCPA
- a CDS encoding DNA cytosine methyltransferase, encoding MEEKKLKVIDLFCGVGGLSYGFAHNGNFEIVAANEILPNMAKAYSLNHPTVRVYIDDIKNFNAQKVENDLGVRADEIDIIVGGPPCQAYSTIGKRSADDPRGKLFQEYYRILKEFNPKFFIFENVRGISSIKNGELLKMIISLFESLSYKVKYEFLNAADFGAPQIRERMILTGSKLKNNFHYPEPTHCDNYGSKNLFGNNLKPYLTLGEAIGDLPFIKSGEESFGYATQPQNDFQKTARMNAPERLMDHNAPMNNPKLVKLMELLPDGGTPRDLPANLRPASGYKNTYCRLWWNRPATTITRNLSTPSSSRCIHPKASRPLTTREGARLQCFPDSYQFYGSRSDRNLQIGNAVPTVLSKALAEAVALNFQKERNQKNVNIGKQKFLVPLTI
- a CDS encoding restriction endonuclease: MSLIFGIDVSKIDLIGDDDFKSVDSFKRTPKADLEIKLDKKEKIRIEIQSGFTGINDIKQHKVLEAKRYFRETGNQTIAIHFDLYNGQAAFVKLNEIEDSSINWITRQQMEGQTVFEIDQNYFVWKITEKPIKYDEINFN
- a CDS encoding IS30 family transposase, which produces MKKQIRKKRKKKRHFRHLKQTDRDRIEALLNAGHKQEEVAKILDFDASAISREMKRKRKNGKYSALTAQLKARAKRLNSKHPGMKVEQYPELREQIIKGLKDHRSPDEIAGRMKREKQNPRVGANAIYKWLYSAWGQAYCPLLCTKRYHPRKQKKKTKREMIPNRISIKKRPKRGIHAEGDLFVSPTKTGSQNSGAIICVPASKLLAGTMIESKKPAVMRLAVKSMLLDLSIDDLTFDNGIENKEHEQFGLPAYFCDPHSPWQKPHVENGIGLVRRWFIPXKTDLKNISEERFQDCLHILNGKYRKSLGYRSAYEVSLKHGIIQKIPR
- a CDS encoding type II restriction endonuclease → MNEKITIEAKYFCKYRKELGFTNQKAIKDFFGAKDIVPGVDFGYVKSLNNRLYDIVEKIDRTVANEIKSDNLKAFKKEHIDHCFGIMNKSGILPKLNNQGRRPEQVYFSWMRGFVRKFSFEMQLR
- the glmS gene encoding glutamine--fructose-6-phosphate transaminase (isomerizing), with protein sequence MCGIIGYIGKREAFPVLISGLKRMEYRGYDSFGFCIHGRDKNFSTFKKVGKISGAGRELDEMTINGNIGHAHTRWATHGGVTEVNAHPHLDCAGAISVVHNGIIENYKELKKELEAEGHAFLSQTDTEVLAHLVEKYFDGNLERAVKKAVARVRGTYGLVVIAKNDPNKIVAARSGSPLLIGIGEDEFLVASDPAAVVANTKKVVYLNEGEIATLTADGYSIYAERQPQEIEWDLKDVEKGDYPHFMLKEIMEQPESLANSLRGRLLPDEGSAKLGGLMPVGERLREIKKLHIVACGTARYAGLIGELMLEEYADLPTDADAASEFRYRKNILERDSAVLAISQSGETADTLAAIREAKSKGILTIGITNAVESTQARETDAGIYNHAGPEIGVASSKAFTSQLTVLALLTLYLGRQRNMALVMGQRIVNELAKIPSLAQETIENCVNLKEIAQIYKNYSSFFFMGRKYNFPIAMEGALKLKELAYVHAEGVASGELKHGMIALIDNDYPVIVICPSDSVYEKNISNIMELKARGARILAVATEGNEEIAEIANEVVYIPKTLEMLTPILTAIVMQLFSYHVAFARGCDIDKPRNLAKSVTVE
- a CDS encoding ATP-binding protein is translated as MNIEEMILEQNDQWRLDFEIGGVKRKLFDSFVAQINTRAVFAVAGPRRAGKSFFMSQIIWHLISQKVPRENILNINFEHPFFVSRNNVEIMPQILASYLELKNPQGKIYVFLDEPQNIQSWEAFVRFNFDKNKNIKFFVTGSNSRLLSSEFSTKLTGRVFNFFLPLFNFAEFLDCFKINYEKEGELNQIVEKNFKQRNNLAHFADKFLASGGFPEIYENLNPNAVSEYARNYVRTVLYADIVPRYRIRVPLLLENLFYQIANNNGSYFSFNNLAKILGVSDLTVKQYLSYLEGSFLIKILPQFSEKSKEQLRRKMKIYLFDPVLKKPFFSRSFDDNARDVENLILRHFDYWAKNFYLLQNSEIDFRSEKDGKVWLVNGCYSNQINPREYQGFAEFENTAKAAQKIIVSKNIYQKTPVLTVPLWAWLLFESF
- the leuS gene encoding leucine--tRNA ligase yields the protein MEKENCDKNEEYRPSVIEPKWQKFWEETKSHRAADDSEKPKFYNLDMFPYPSGAGLHVGHFKGYAANDVVARQKRMAGFDVLHPMGWDAFGLPAENYAIKTGIQPEISTNKNIENIKRQMKMAGLSYDWSREINTTDPEYYKWTQWIFLKLFERGLAYESELPINWCPKCLTGLANEEVVGGNCERCGAPVGKKNLRQWVLKITAYADRLLEDLAGLDWPDRIVEMQRNWIGKSEGAEVKFKIKGLEEEINVFTTRPDTLFGCTYIVLAPEHPLVEKLKDKIANRAAVESYVKAAKQKMDLERISDVKDKTGVRFEGITAINPVNGREISVWAADYVLMNYGTGAVMAVPSHDCRDFDFAKKYNLEIIEVIRPESGPAELPYEGGGALVNSGQFDGLDWEEAKSKIIEWLKGRGSARKTVHYKLRDWVFSRQRYWGEPIPLIHCDKCGTVPVPEDQLPLRLPQVEKYQPTGTGESPLAAIADWVNTVCPKCGGAAKRETNTMPQWAGSSWYYLRFLDPANGKELVSKNKEKYWMPVDLYVGGAEHAVLHLLYARFWHKVLFDIGAVSTKEPFQKLRNIGIVLAEDGQKMSKSKGNVVSPDDIVKEFGADTLRVYELFMGPFDQAIAWSTDSVRGSRKFLGRVWHLVLECADNKKSGDEILRKVHKLNQKISGDIEQLKFNTAIAAFMEFLNFAESEKKNVGKDALKRLILLLAPFAPHICEELWRNLGNPESVFAQPWPMADQNLLKEDTIEIIVQINGKMRDKISISADAGEQEAIAIAKDTETIKKWLDRSQIKKTIFVSGRLINFVV